Proteins encoded by one window of Chondromyces crocatus:
- a CDS encoding carboxypeptidase-like regulatory domain-containing protein: MTAARRRLPVALLGGVFALGGCGLVLDWSSYDDGGQGAAAAGGSGQGGDGQGGGAGGTPSCEEACPADMVCEFVEGGGAACFPPLFVPVEVRRYDGASERGSAVDTARVVIVAADDHRALSKAVERSDPALGAGIYRIQVPARRDANGKPVTKVVYAAVQADRFENQPSWVRPVEMGNLAKMPEGPFLSVKLAARSGNFDTTVRGRVNGAGVAGALVVATDHNRTEGDPGAAGAWSIVDAEGAYVLHNLPQGTFKIRVHAAGVWGREETLDVLGSGSSVGVTQDLEILTERPLFTLSGRLTTPDVDPAPDERRRVGLVPMNVFNLMAGVGPVAPGWQVQVDGQGAFTFQGVPSGYYALVAGLEPMDRLTLDPLAVSVIAVTDGDKNLGDVPLREAIRLEKPIDGELVTSGPISLTFETTEELKSAALVAFVFGPGGRPLFGSPFPVTEGGEVEAQAGGLLPYRDYSYVLQATYLNGSVERSELHRGFFRTPGQ; the protein is encoded by the coding sequence ATGACTGCGGCGCGCCGCAGGCTGCCCGTCGCGCTGCTCGGGGGGGTCTTCGCGCTCGGTGGGTGCGGGCTCGTCCTCGACTGGAGCAGCTACGACGATGGAGGCCAGGGCGCCGCGGCCGCAGGGGGCAGCGGGCAGGGCGGTGATGGGCAGGGAGGCGGCGCAGGCGGCACGCCGTCCTGCGAAGAGGCCTGTCCGGCGGACATGGTGTGCGAGTTCGTTGAAGGGGGAGGCGCGGCCTGCTTCCCTCCGCTCTTCGTTCCCGTGGAGGTTCGCCGGTATGACGGGGCGAGCGAGCGGGGATCCGCCGTCGATACGGCGCGCGTGGTGATCGTGGCGGCGGACGATCACCGGGCGCTGTCGAAGGCCGTGGAGCGCTCCGACCCGGCGCTCGGAGCGGGGATCTACAGGATCCAGGTGCCCGCGCGACGCGACGCGAACGGTAAACCCGTGACGAAGGTGGTCTACGCCGCGGTGCAAGCGGATCGGTTCGAGAACCAGCCCTCGTGGGTGCGGCCGGTGGAGATGGGCAACCTCGCCAAGATGCCGGAGGGGCCCTTCCTGAGCGTCAAGCTCGCGGCGCGCTCCGGGAATTTCGACACGACGGTGCGAGGTCGCGTGAACGGCGCGGGGGTGGCAGGCGCCCTCGTGGTGGCGACGGATCACAACCGGACCGAAGGCGATCCCGGGGCCGCAGGGGCGTGGTCGATCGTGGACGCAGAGGGCGCTTACGTGCTCCACAATCTCCCGCAGGGGACGTTCAAGATCCGCGTGCACGCGGCAGGGGTCTGGGGGCGCGAGGAGACGCTCGACGTGCTGGGCTCCGGCAGCTCCGTGGGCGTGACCCAGGATCTCGAGATCCTCACGGAGCGACCTTTGTTCACGCTGTCGGGGCGACTGACGACGCCGGATGTCGACCCCGCCCCCGACGAGCGTCGGCGCGTCGGGCTGGTGCCGATGAACGTCTTCAACCTGATGGCGGGCGTCGGGCCCGTGGCGCCCGGGTGGCAGGTCCAGGTGGACGGGCAGGGCGCGTTCACGTTCCAGGGGGTCCCCAGCGGCTACTATGCGCTCGTCGCCGGGCTGGAACCGATGGATCGCCTCACGCTCGATCCGCTGGCGGTTTCCGTGATCGCCGTGACGGACGGAGACAAAAATCTCGGTGATGTCCCGCTCCGCGAGGCGATTCGCCTCGAGAAGCCGATCGATGGGGAGCTGGTCACGAGCGGGCCGATCTCGCTCACGTTCGAGACGACCGAAGAGCTCAAGAGCGCGGCGCTCGTGGCGTTCGTGTTCGGTCCAGGGGGGAGGCCCCTTTTCGGGTCGCCCTTCCCGGTGACGGAGGGGGGCGAGGTGGAGGCACAGGCCGGTGGCCTCTTGCCGTACCGGGATTACAGCTATGTCCTCCAGGCGACCTACCTGAATGGAAGCGTCGAGCGGAGCGAGCTTCACCGCGGGTTCTTCCGGACCCCGGGGCAGTGA